CGATAAACACTAAAACCCAAGAACATGAAACTCCCAAACTTACACTACCTAGATGAAACAACACTGCCATATTGCACCACAATGAGAACGATCCATCCTACTACTCAGAATGGATGCCCCTAAGACCATCTAATTAGACCAAACGATACAAGAGCATAGACTCAATCGAATCAGCTTTGAACTATACGTGTTTAGCATCACCTAACATATATTCATCGTCGAGAACTGCGATGAGGTTAAAACCTCAAAAAGTTTATTTCCTTCCTAATTCTTTTTATTCAACGGCGACGACTTGGTCTCCCAAATCAAAACGATGGCGTACAGGACCTTGAAACTGTGACCAACACTGCCTAGTGTATTGTAAGTTTGTAACAGGTCTCATAAAGCAAACAAAGAAAACActtaaaaagagaaaagataCACCACTGAGTAAAGATGAAGATCACTAGCATCACAACTTATTCagagatcttcttcttctcaaccTTGACAAGGATCGATATCAACCATCCAACCTTTTGTGTCTTCAACAAGACCTGTCTGAATACTCGTCAACATCGAGTGAAGCTTCTTAGACAATGCCTCTTCTCCTGTCCTGTATTTTACCCTGCCATCGCCCCGAAACCAACATTAAGTATGTTTTATGAAAACGGTCTTAGTATGTAACAATATGTAAACACTCACTTTTTGTCATGGAAGGTCACCGTTTCAACAGCTTTAACGACCACTGCAGTTCCCGTGCAGAACACTTCTTCCGCCTCTAATAACTCCTCCACAGAAACATCTCGTTCTTGAACCTGTTTGAACATTTTCTAAATCAGAATCTTTGTATCTATACATATACAAAAGTTTTATTATAATGTTGAAACCTGGTAGCCGATATCAAGAGCTAGCTCGCTTATGCTTTTCCTAGTGATTCCTGGTAAAATGGTTCCGGAAGTTGGTGGAGTAGACACAATATTCCCCTATGAAAACAACGAATCATTACTAATCAATGAGTTTATGCAAGGTTGAGACTTTCTACCCTATGTGATAATAAGGTACCTTGACAATGAAGATGTTACATGCAGACGCCTCTTCGATGTTCCTGCCAGTTGCAGCATCTAGGAACAAGACATCAGAGAAGCCTGATGACTTTGCTTCTACCAGCGATTTCACAATCTTTCAAagttcaaaatacaaaaaaggaAATTAGAGAAATTAATAGATATTCCAATAACTATAAAGTATTAactttacccaaaaaaaaaaaactataaagtaTTATCTTTGGTGTCTCTATTTAACTTACTGGGGAATAGTTTGTGCAACTCTTGACACCACCCGTCCCACCAGAATGTGCTCGGTGATGCTTATGATCAACTTTAAGGTTCAGACCTGAGCTTCCCTACAAGAAAGACCAAACAATCAGGTTAAGCAGTCTCAACTTAAAGAAAAAAGTCTTTAGGCAGAGTTTACTTCATTGAGTATTCAAAACAGTAACACACAACAGAGACTCTCACCTTATGATAGTCTCCTACGGGAGATGCATAGATGAGGAACGTGTACTCAGGTGCTGGAGCTACTCCGAGGCTAGCGCCACTCCCTATTAGCAGAGGCCTTATATACAAAGCTCCTTTACCCGGAGGAGGAACCTTTAAAAGCCATAACACACTTTAAGAACTTCAAGAGATGAGAGCAAATTATAATCAAGAACCATATGTAACATTAGTCCATACCCATTTCTTGTTGGCAATCACAGTTTGTTTAACTGCTTCGACGAAGAATTCCACAGAAGGTGATGCCATACAAAGCCTCTCTGCACCATCTTGCATACGAAGAGCGTTTTCGTGAGGCCGGAAAATCAGAATCCGGTCGTCCTCTGTCCTGTAAGCTTTCAGACCTTCAAATAATCCCTACATATCCAAAAGGGTTTCTCTCAAACTCtcatatatacatgtataaacACTAAAGTTCTAAGCTTTTGCTCATTTCTCAATTCTGCTCTAGTTTTAAAACCCAAAAGTCCTATAAAACAGTGAGATTCAGAAAGCTTGTACAACCATGTAaaacaaattaacattttttcattttttagatCACAACAGAGATCATATGTTTTGTAAGTTACTATAAGGTTGAGAAGAGAACCTGGCCATAGTTGAGAATAGGACAACAAGGACTGATTGAAATGTCACCATAAGGAACAATCTTCCCTTCTGTGAAACTCTCTCCTTGTCTGCACTTGGCCACATACATGCAATCTGTTGGGGTCAGAGCGAATCGAAGCTCTTCCCATTTCACATTTGCATATTTTTCATCGCCTTCACTGCTTAAACACATGGCATACATATTATGAGGTTCAGAAACAATAAAGGATTGATTTTCCAATACAGATTTAGGTTTGATGTTGTTGTTTGTTATACCTTGTACGAAGAGGTGATGAAGAAGGCTGAACAGATGGAGCCATGGAAGGAGGCAGACAAAGAGAGATAAAGCAGTGAAGtgaagtagagagagagagagagagagggattcACGTGAGCGGCGTCACTATATAGAgacaacaaagaaaacaaaaccctTTGTCTCGTTTTTTTTAATGCCCTTGTTGTATAGTGAGTGTGTAACGAACTTGTAGAATATTCAACTAGGTTTTATATGCCTGATGGCTAAAAGACTATAAACATAAAGTGGCCGTTCTTTGTTGAACAAAATGTGACCTGTCACGTAGCCATCGtgaaatttataaaacttaaaatatttggCTATAGTTGAAAAGCCAAATATTCGGTGTTTATGTACATAAGTGAAATGCTGTAATTGACGATATACATTCGCTGAGTTGGAAACTAAATCCGTTCCCGTTTTGTCCATAATCATGAGGTTTATTGGTTGGTACTATagctttagtttttttctctGGAAAATTGGCTGTGAAATTTTTTACTTtggctttaattttttttgctgtaaatttattttcaaaacgcttaataaaaactgtaaaaaaaaagttttgaaaagctaacatatttcattttctaatttttctgcagtagttttactttttaagaatcaaatatgattgttttataaaaatgctTTAGAAAGATACATGGTTGTCCAGAACACCTGCAGTCATTACCAATCAACctccatatatattttatatgtctGTAACTGTCTCCAGATATGTATGAAAAGTCATGCAAGTGGACATATTTCTCTCCTAACTTTCTGATATCTTGTTTAGTGGCTTTCTTTCATCTTCTATTctactttcttttctttcagtcccaaattaatttcttttaaaaattttgatatgtatttttctttaaGAAGCAAACAAAGCATTTCCTGTTCTAGCAAAAGTTTTTGATTCAATCATCAATTTAAATTGTACattcttttgttaatttttcaaaaaaataaataattttatttattctaaataattccaatgatttttttatttattaattcttttttttgttcttagtCATATTTTCTCTTACTATAGTTTGATTTCATGCTGATTAAGATTATGTAAATacaagttttatttatttgagtTTGAATTTTACTTTACCGGTTGCAGTTGTTCTTTAGGTCAAATAAACTTTCATGTTATGATGAAATCTAATCACGTCGCATTGCCTTTGTTAAGATTGAATCTACCACCGTTGTTCTTCGTCATTCCCTCGCGTATCTTCCATGTACAGCTTAACGTCAACTATGTCCTCATCGGCTTATTCTATGCTTTACTTACTGGTTATGCCATTGATTCAACACGCGCGGCCGAGGCCGACATAGATATTCGTCTTGTCCATGTCGATACCTCTCGAATCAAAGAAATCTAGAAACCATCATGACGCTCTTCCGTGGACTCCTCATGTAGACAATATTTTCACAAAGTAATTGTACTAAGTAGATAAGTGCTTTGTTAGAGGATAAAACGTCTggtaatatttttgataatttctatatattagTCGGTATTTACTTAGTTActctattatatttatgtttaatttatcAGATTTTTCAATTTCCACtctttagaatatatattttggtaaatattaCAATAATGCACCATTAATTGATAAATAgtttttacaatatatttgtTGTTAGTTGATACGCTGTTTGttaaacaataaattttttgaaacatGATTTGTTAACTTATACATTATTTTGGTACATGGTATTAGCTGATTAATTGGTTGATATGTCGGtggtaattaatatatttttggtaaattacTTATTAGTTGATAAATGATTTGTTAATTGCTACAAGTTTTCTTAGACGATGCATAGTTTAGGTCCACTCTTTCAACCATTTAACAATTCTTTTGTAAGATGCTACAAAAGATTCGTCCTTAAATGACATATGGTTTATATAGCTGATATTTAGTTTGATAAATTGTTTGTAAGCTTGTACATTGTTTGATACTTAAGTTGTTACTTCATTAATGGACTGATACATAGTTTGTGAGTTAATACATTGTATgacaaatgatattttatctgaaaatgattttatcacatgatacatgttttgttagctaatgcatatatatattgatactAAAGAATTGATAAACAGTGGGTGAGATGTGACATAAGAGTTATCCATAACTGATACTTGGTTTGTGTATTTGATAAATTGTTTGACAGCTTGTATATTGTTTGATATTTGCTTTGTTAGCTGATAAATGGATTGATACTTTATTTATGAGCCAATATCTTGTTTGATAAATGGTTTGTTACCCTCACGTTCTTGCAAACAGCCGTCATATTCTGTTTTTCCCATAAAGTAGAACCTACCGGATAATACCCTATCCTCCCTAGAAACACAATATCAAGATCCACCACAATTCCCGTCATCGCCACATCCTCCTCCATTCCCCGAGCCGCCTCTTCATCGATAACTTTGGTTTTATCTCCCTTCATAACTACCTCGATCTCTTCCCCGCCTCTCTGCCCGAAAGACCCGATACTTATCGTCCCACGTGTTTTCTCCTGTGAAACACCCACACCGAGGGACTCTCGTACGTAACACGAAGTTTATCATTCGGTTTTTTGATAGAGAACGTTGGTGACCAGATCGGGAGATGGCGTTCATTAACTGCTATATGCATGGAGTGTATGTGAACATTTGGTGGGGTTGATGTGATCAATATGATTAACATGATACATGCTGTGGAAACACCGATGGTTGTGatgacaaatttttttttaaagataaatggCCAGCGTGATGTCTTAGTTGATTATGATACTTGTTCATTTGAAGGTATTGATCGGAGTACCGAAACGTCTCCGGTATTTGTGACAGTGATTGGAAGTGGTTGATTCTCCTTTTAAATCGAGTCCATATTACAGAGTGTTGATAATGTTTTACACTattaatcaattattatataatCTATCATAATCAAAGTAGTTTAGAAGAATAATATATTGGATAAATATTGTTGATACCATTAGATACTTGTATTATCAACATCgtgataaaatatttcattccatagaaaatatttataccatatattttattctaaagaCTTTTTCAGTCATCTAGAAGTTTAACATTTAACTCAATGATgcaatactattttatttattttgaaaaatcaatatattttaagatttttgtttATACCATATATGCAATATTGATGTTAGTATCATACTTCTTATGGATAACAATGCATTCTTGTTTGATGGTACACATTTTCATTGTACTTTTTTTCAATACAGTAATGAAGATTGAAGAATTATTCAAACACGGATCATCTAGTGatataaactttaatattaACAGAAGGATTAATAGAAAAGATGAAATTTGTTCTATACagtcaacaaaatatattttagaatagcAAACAAAGTACTATATAAAAATCAGAAATGGGCGTATTAAATCATATTGGCAAACTACCATTCACTTTTAATCTATTTTCTGTTCCGAAATTGTCCATATATTCTATGAGACTCTACTGCATCAAATTCATGCACTGCGTCAGACAATTAGCTCTCTTAGTTgtatctcttttcttctctccaacctttttatcatcttttcaattgcttttcttttttctccaTTCACTTATGAAacatattttcagttttaaatttCAGTCTCTAattattactccctccgttcgtGAATACATGACGCTATTGCAttttcacacaaattaagaCAATTATTGTAATACATATTATATCATTTGTCATTAGTTTCAGATCATTATTGCTATCATTATTCAGTCAAACTTCACTGATCCCAATTTCTATTAGTCTTAGCTATTCAATATGATAACAAATTATCATACGAAATGTATAAATTCTCCTCTATCAATTTGAAGTCAAGTTTCTGTGTTCTTGTGATATACGTACAAAGAAAATTTTAGTGTTAAaatctttctaattttttttcattatggagccaaaacaaaaattttaaaactaaaattggAGCCAGACTTAAAATTAATCATGATTAGATATTAACAGAACACGATCAAACGAATCACAATTTCCCTCATGAGTTCTAATTTTGATCTAAATCTTCAATTTATAAGTAATGCAAGtaagctttttttttatctaaatcaaAATCCTACTGATGAAAAAATAGTTGTATTCAATAATAAAGATGATGATGCTAATGGGATCGATCAAATAGCCTCCAACGATTGTTTTAGAGAAACAAATTCAGGTAAATTTTTCcgttctaattatttttttctcaacatTTTGGTGTTCTAATAACGATCAATAGTgtcttaaataaaattttattttcagttatatttGTGATTTCTGTACTCAAGTTTGCATATACTAGTCAACAAAGTtgctatttttgtttgtttatgttaTGTATGTGCAATTTGATTTAAAACTACTCCAGACAGTTATTTATATGTACAAATATACATGTGTTGTTCTTATAGTTCAGTCTTGCAGATATTGTTTTCCTaaccttttctatttttatattaatatgcaGAGATTGATGATCAAACGGAGCTTCCAAACGGCAAAATGTTGAATATCTCCAACACAAAAAGATGTGCAATATGTAATGCTTTGTTGGAGAGAAGTCAAAAGGGAGAATTACAGATAAATACAACACGGGAAGTTCTGATTTGTTTATGGTACTTATCCGAACGGTGCAAACGATATGGAAACAGGCAAAAGACACTTCAAATGATGAAGAAGTCAATGTATCACACAAAAAGACCGGACATTGTGGTCGTAAGAAAATTCCACTTGATTTGAATCAAGTTATGGACATTCCGTTTCGCAAGAGAACGTCACTACAGTTGCTTTCAATGGGTTTGGACATTGCTACTTCGACATTACATAAATGTGTCAAAGAAGGTATGATTCGATGTCATACTAATGCTATCAAACCAGGTTTAACGGATGAGAATATGAGAGATAGATTGAAGTTCTGTTTGTCTATGTTGGAAATGGACTCTTTGGTTCATGAACCAAAATTCATTGATATGTACAATATTGTACACATCGACGAAAAGTGGTTTCACATGacaaagaaaacagagaatTATTATTTACTTCCAGAGGAAGAGGTGCCTCATCGTACATGTCAAAGTAAAAACTTCATTACGAAAGTTATGTTTTTAGCGGCAATGGCTCGGCTGAGATTTGACAATGAAGGAAATGAGACATTTTCTGGAATAATAGGAATATTTCCTTTGTCACTCTCCAACCAGCTCAAAGAAGAAGTAAGAACATAGATGCATGAAATTTGAATCTAAAAGCATTAACCTCCGTCAAAAGAGAATATATAAAGGCGTATTTGATTGAAAAGGTTATTCTGATAATCCATGAAAGATGGCCAATTGAAGATCGGGGGAAGACTATTTTCATTCAGCAAGACAACGCATAGACACATGTTGAATGCGATGACAAAGAGTTTCAAGAAGCTGCGTCTAAAAACGGTTTTGATATACGTCTAATGTGCCAGCCTCCAAAATCGCCCAATCTAAACATTTTAGATCTTGAATTTTTTAGTGCGATCCAATCACTACAACACCGGGCATGTCCAAATGGCGTAGAAGATCTTGTTCATGCCGTGGAAGATTCTTTTGATGAATACCCTACCGAGAaggtaaattatatatttttgacccTTCAAACATGCATGAAGAGATCATGAAAGTTGGagggaaaaataaatatcaaatccCACATATGAAAAAAGCTGCTCTTGATAGAGAAGGTCACCTTCCTCTTCAAATAAGTTGTGATGTTTCATTAGTCCAAAGTGTAATAGATACACTAGATTCATCTTCatgatttgttttatataaaattgttgAACTATCGTTGGAGTCTTTTtatttcttcagatttcttgtagttttattttttttaatgtttttaaatgaatattttttttgctattcTTTTATTATACATAAAGAAattgttttgtgaataaaaattgaataaaaaatcTTAAGAACGACAAGACAAAACACTTTGTTAGTTatcttaaatttaacatatcgagttcttaaaatagtttttcattaatcaatttttattagaaatacaacaaaaagaataaCAGAAAATGTAGAATTGTGAAATTATATTTCACACATTTATTCTTACAAAACTACTGGAACAATAGAATAAGATTCGGATTTAAAAAGAATGTGGGAGATAAATCTTCAACATTTCCAGTATGATTTCTTCAGTTGCTATGTCAGGGTGAAGCTCCCATTCATCATAGAAGAACAACTTATTCAAATCGAAGTCGCGTTTGACACGGTAGAAAATCTTGTAAACTGATAGATCATCTTTATCTTTAGTCTCCTCTTTCTCTTTGGTATCCTCTTTCTCGTTGATCTCTTCGTTCTTCATTTTTGTGTATAAAGTTAATAGAGAATAAAACAGCAGATGGATTATATCGTGGAGAGATGAAGTGTTATGATTAATTTGTGTGTTGGCTGGAAATGTTTACTTCTTGTAAAAGGTGTAGATTAGATTACGACTTAATTCCACTGAAACTTGAACTTGTTGACTAATAATATGTGGAATGTATAAGGGTAGAtaaaatcttttgtttttatattatgcATTGATTTCAGGGAACGTCAAATATTTTGGTACAAGAAAAAGTTCAAAGCGTCATGTATTAACGAACGGAAGAGAGTATACAAAATTCTATCATTC
The Raphanus sativus cultivar WK10039 chromosome 1, ASM80110v3, whole genome shotgun sequence DNA segment above includes these coding regions:
- the LOC108840698 gene encoding branched-chain-amino-acid aminotransferase 6, whose amino-acid sequence is MAPSVQPSSSPLRTSEGDEKYANVKWEELRFALTPTDCMYVAKCRQGESFTEGKIVPYGDISISPCCPILNYGQGLFEGLKAYRTEDDRILIFRPHENALRMQDGAERLCMASPSVEFFVEAVKQTVIANKKWVPPPGKGALYIRPLLIGSGASLGVAPAPEYTFLIYASPVGDYHKGSSGLNLKVDHKHHRAHSGGTGGVKSCTNYSPIVKSLVEAKSSGFSDVLFLDAATGRNIEEASACNIFIVKGNIVSTPPTSGTILPGITRKSISELALDIGYQVQERDVSVEELLEAEEVFCTGTAVVVKAVETVTFHDKKVKYRTGEEALSKKLHSMLTSIQTGLVEDTKGWMVDIDPCQG